A genomic window from Blastococcus saxobsidens DD2 includes:
- a CDS encoding NAD(P)/FAD-dependent oxidoreductase: MEHWDVVVVGGGPAGAAAALAARRNRPSARVLVLDRTDFPRDKVCGDGIAAEALDVLGDLGVPPAAVTDGYPAVPRLRLRSPGGTTVERATARPSYVIPRAVLDARLIAAAQEAGAVLRRWQVRDVRVQDGHVELDGAVSAGVLIGADGAESVVRRAVGVRRNLPSQLAVALRGYAPEPPGQRGVQVITTTEQRWPAYAWSFPLGDGRANVGYGELVSGGATRAGLVEGLHRLLPGVEPDRLKAHRLPLSTGRPRQPDGRVLLAGDAAALINPLTGEGIFYAVLSGALAGAAAGSGADAGAHYRRALGHRLGGHLRHSSVVSRLSRWPVLMDAAFRAAAADQRVFDDVVALGLADGRLGVTTLAAAARSLR, encoded by the coding sequence GTGGAGCACTGGGACGTGGTGGTCGTCGGCGGGGGCCCGGCCGGTGCCGCCGCCGCGCTGGCGGCCCGGCGCAACCGCCCCTCCGCCCGCGTCCTGGTCCTGGACCGCACCGACTTCCCCCGCGACAAGGTGTGCGGCGACGGCATCGCCGCCGAAGCGCTGGACGTCCTCGGCGACCTCGGGGTCCCGCCGGCGGCGGTCACCGACGGGTACCCCGCCGTCCCGCGGCTGCGGTTGCGCTCGCCCGGCGGGACGACGGTGGAGCGCGCCACCGCACGGCCCTCCTACGTGATCCCGCGCGCTGTCCTCGACGCCCGGCTGATCGCGGCAGCCCAGGAGGCAGGGGCGGTGCTGCGCCGGTGGCAGGTGCGCGACGTGCGTGTGCAGGACGGGCACGTGGAGCTGGACGGGGCGGTCAGCGCCGGTGTGCTCATCGGGGCGGACGGCGCCGAGTCGGTGGTGCGCCGCGCCGTCGGCGTCCGGCGCAACCTGCCCTCCCAGCTGGCGGTCGCGCTGCGCGGCTACGCACCGGAGCCGCCCGGGCAGCGCGGGGTCCAGGTCATCACCACCACCGAGCAGCGCTGGCCGGCCTACGCCTGGTCCTTCCCCCTCGGCGACGGGCGGGCCAACGTCGGGTACGGCGAGCTGGTCTCCGGCGGGGCCACCCGGGCGGGCCTCGTCGAGGGCCTGCACCGGCTGCTGCCCGGCGTCGAGCCCGACCGGCTGAAGGCCCACCGCCTGCCGCTGAGCACCGGCCGGCCGCGCCAGCCCGACGGACGGGTGCTGCTCGCCGGCGACGCCGCCGCGCTGATCAACCCGCTGACCGGCGAGGGGATCTTCTACGCGGTCCTCTCCGGCGCCCTGGCCGGAGCGGCCGCCGGCTCCGGCGCGGACGCCGGAGCGCACTACCGGCGGGCGCTCGGCCACCGGCTGGGCGGGCACCTGCGGCACTCGTCCGTCGTGTCCCGGCTGAGCCGCTGGCCGGTGCTGATGGACGCCGCCTTCCGGGCCGCCGCGGCCGACCAGCGGGTCTTCGACGACGTCGTCGCGCTCGGTCTCGCCGACGGGCGGCTGGGGGTGACCACCCTCGCCGCGGCCGCGCGGTCCCTGCGCTGA
- a CDS encoding HAD family hydrolase, whose protein sequence is MSEPRIAVLDVDGTLVDTNYQHALAWYRAPRSLGETYPIWRIHRLIGMGGDRLPAALGGDDVEARIGDDARERWTEEFDRLIDEVAPLPGARELIEGLRERGHRVVLASSGKAKHVDHFLDLLGVRDLAEAWTTNDDVESSKPAPDLLQVALTKLGEPADAPSVVVGDSVFDVEAAKNAGMPALVVRSGGFGDDELREAGAVDVFDTPGDLAAALDRIPPA, encoded by the coding sequence ATGAGTGAGCCCCGCATCGCCGTCCTCGACGTCGACGGCACCCTGGTCGACACCAACTACCAGCACGCCCTGGCCTGGTACCGGGCGCCCCGGTCGTTGGGGGAGACCTATCCGATCTGGCGGATCCACCGGCTGATCGGGATGGGCGGCGACCGGCTGCCGGCGGCGCTGGGTGGCGACGACGTCGAGGCGCGGATCGGCGACGACGCCCGCGAACGGTGGACGGAGGAGTTCGACCGGCTGATCGACGAGGTGGCGCCGCTGCCGGGCGCCCGCGAGCTGATCGAGGGCCTGCGCGAGCGCGGGCACCGGGTGGTGCTGGCCAGCTCGGGCAAGGCCAAGCACGTCGACCACTTCCTCGACCTGCTCGGCGTCCGGGACCTGGCCGAGGCGTGGACGACCAACGACGACGTCGAGTCCAGCAAGCCCGCCCCCGACCTGCTGCAGGTGGCGCTGACGAAGCTGGGCGAGCCCGCGGACGCGCCGAGCGTCGTGGTCGGCGACTCGGTCTTCGACGTCGAGGCGGCGAAGAACGCCGGGATGCCGGCGCTCGTCGTGCGGTCCGGCGGGTTCGGGGACGACGAGCTGCGCGAGGCCGGGGCGGTCGACGTCTTCGACACCCCGGGCGACCTCGCCGCGGCGCTGGACCGGATACCGCCGGCGTGA
- a CDS encoding immune inhibitor A domain-containing protein codes for MKRSLAVVVGAALVMAVPVTASAAPPAEGAPAPPARAHDLTSPLADKQRELRAAALEKVLRGEATPQGENKVVQVAKGQYVELAQEDSDAIWTILGEFADLPHNSIPEPDRAVDNSTIWAEDFSQPYFAELLYSTEAGVNSVANFYEELSSGRYTVTGEVEDWVQVPGTGASYGDNDLGDAVTWTFVNDTMNTWYAGQLDSGKTVAQIDEYLSQFDVWDRYDHDDDGDFDEADGYIDHFQAVHSGMGEEVGGGVLGDDAIWSHRWYNQTTGIGEGGPTIDGHTVPFGGARVGQSKYWVGDYTVEPENGGVGVFAHEFAHDLGLPDLYDTSGNSGGAENSTAFWTLMSSGSYGNSGQPADGIGTKPIHMGAWEKLQLGWLNYELVQPGAKLSTKLGPSTANTKQAQAVIALLPDREVTTTVGAPHEGTDFWYSGSGDGLDHAMLAPLPAGGTTLTAQVAYEIEPDWDYAYAVYSTDGGKTVTSLQTNRSTSTDPNGQNFGHGITGGTGGEWVDLTVDVSQVPAGAQIGFRYWTDGAVAEPGLQVDAVEIGDTPITAWTLNGFEQTTGTTTEDFFNAYLLENRAYTAYDDSLRTGPYNFGNPTQPGWAEHFPYQDGLLISYWNSQYGDNNVGAHPGAGLILPVDAHPGLLYEPTDDEGTDRTDGESWRPRVQSYDSTFGRQATDRFTLHDPDTGVAGTVGGLPAVPTFDDTLDWWVAPGEQPDANGWTGVDVPKTGTRITVVSTSAHDTFMQVRIN; via the coding sequence GTGAAGAGATCCCTGGCCGTCGTCGTCGGCGCCGCCCTGGTCATGGCGGTCCCCGTGACGGCCTCTGCCGCACCGCCCGCCGAGGGCGCCCCCGCGCCCCCCGCCCGCGCGCATGACCTGACCAGCCCGCTGGCCGACAAGCAGCGTGAGCTGCGCGCCGCCGCCCTCGAGAAGGTGCTCCGCGGCGAGGCCACCCCGCAGGGCGAGAACAAGGTCGTCCAGGTCGCGAAGGGGCAGTACGTCGAGCTGGCCCAGGAGGACAGCGACGCCATCTGGACCATCCTCGGCGAGTTCGCCGACCTGCCGCACAACAGCATCCCGGAACCGGACCGGGCGGTGGACAACAGCACCATCTGGGCCGAGGACTTCTCGCAGCCGTACTTCGCGGAGCTGCTGTACAGCACCGAGGCCGGCGTGAACTCGGTGGCGAACTTCTACGAGGAGCTCTCCTCCGGCCGGTACACCGTCACCGGTGAGGTCGAGGACTGGGTGCAGGTACCCGGCACCGGCGCCTCCTACGGCGACAACGACCTGGGCGACGCGGTCACCTGGACGTTCGTCAACGACACGATGAACACCTGGTACGCGGGTCAGCTCGACTCCGGGAAGACCGTCGCGCAGATCGACGAGTACCTGTCGCAGTTCGACGTCTGGGACCGCTACGACCACGACGACGACGGCGACTTCGACGAGGCCGACGGCTACATCGACCACTTCCAGGCCGTGCACAGCGGCATGGGTGAGGAGGTCGGCGGCGGCGTCCTCGGTGACGACGCCATCTGGTCGCACCGCTGGTACAACCAGACCACCGGGATCGGCGAGGGCGGGCCGACCATCGACGGCCACACCGTGCCCTTCGGCGGCGCCCGCGTCGGCCAGTCGAAGTACTGGGTCGGCGACTACACGGTCGAGCCGGAGAACGGCGGGGTCGGCGTCTTCGCCCACGAGTTCGCCCACGACCTCGGCCTGCCCGACCTCTACGACACCTCGGGCAACAGCGGTGGCGCGGAGAACAGCACCGCCTTCTGGACGCTGATGAGCTCCGGCTCCTACGGCAACTCCGGCCAGCCGGCCGACGGCATCGGCACCAAGCCGATCCACATGGGCGCCTGGGAGAAGCTGCAGCTGGGCTGGCTGAACTACGAGCTGGTGCAGCCGGGCGCCAAGCTCAGCACCAAGCTCGGCCCGTCGACGGCGAACACCAAGCAGGCCCAGGCCGTCATCGCGCTGCTGCCGGACCGCGAGGTCACCACCACCGTCGGCGCGCCCCACGAGGGCACCGACTTCTGGTACTCCGGTTCGGGTGACGGCCTGGACCACGCCATGCTGGCTCCGCTGCCGGCCGGCGGCACCACCCTGACCGCCCAGGTGGCGTACGAGATCGAGCCGGACTGGGACTACGCCTACGCGGTCTACTCCACCGACGGCGGGAAGACCGTCACCTCGCTGCAGACCAACCGGTCGACGAGCACCGACCCCAACGGCCAGAACTTCGGCCACGGCATCACCGGCGGCACCGGTGGCGAGTGGGTCGACCTGACGGTCGACGTCAGCCAGGTCCCTGCCGGCGCGCAGATCGGCTTCCGCTACTGGACCGACGGCGCCGTGGCGGAGCCGGGCCTGCAGGTCGACGCCGTGGAGATCGGCGACACGCCCATCACCGCCTGGACGCTGAACGGCTTCGAGCAGACCACCGGCACGACCACGGAGGACTTCTTCAACGCCTACCTCCTGGAGAACCGCGCGTACACGGCGTACGACGACAGCCTGCGGACCGGCCCGTACAACTTCGGGAACCCGACACAGCCGGGCTGGGCGGAGCACTTCCCGTACCAGGACGGTCTGCTGATCAGCTACTGGAACAGCCAGTACGGCGACAACAACGTCGGCGCCCACCCGGGTGCCGGGCTGATCCTGCCGGTCGACGCCCACCCGGGGCTGCTCTACGAGCCGACCGACGACGAGGGCACCGACCGCACCGACGGCGAGAGCTGGCGGCCGCGGGTTCAGTCCTACGACTCCACCTTCGGGCGGCAGGCCACGGACCGGTTCACCCTGCACGACCCGGACACCGGTGTGGCCGGCACCGTCGGCGGTCTCCCGGCCGTCCCGACCTTCGACGACACGCTGGACTGGTGGGTTGCTCCGGGTGAGCAACCGGACGCCAACGGCTGGACCGGCGTCGACGTCCCGAAGACCGGCACGAGGATCACCGTCGTGAGCACCAGCGCCCACGACACCTTCATGCAGGTGCGGATCAACTGA
- a CDS encoding TetR-like C-terminal domain-containing protein has product MTGAPGRPLSAELSEQLLAVSVDILADEGWGRLNSDRIAARARAGKAGIYRRWPTMAALARAAVSRFELVALPDDGGSVREDLLGLLNARWTQPLSREERAVASLVGAARHDEELRAGLDEALVQPLTAAVGKICARAEERGELVRHERMRLLTSVLEAFWWQRYRMAEPFGPDQIELVVDEVLMPLVRPVGERVPA; this is encoded by the coding sequence ATGACGGGCGCGCCTGGACGGCCGCTGAGCGCGGAACTGTCCGAGCAGCTGCTCGCCGTCTCCGTCGACATCCTGGCCGACGAGGGATGGGGCAGGCTCAACAGCGACCGCATCGCGGCCCGCGCCCGGGCCGGCAAGGCGGGCATCTACCGCCGGTGGCCGACCATGGCGGCGCTCGCCCGTGCGGCTGTGAGCCGGTTCGAGCTGGTGGCGTTGCCCGACGACGGCGGCTCGGTGCGGGAGGACCTGCTCGGTCTGCTCAACGCGCGGTGGACGCAGCCGCTGAGCCGCGAGGAGCGGGCGGTGGCCAGCCTCGTGGGTGCCGCGCGGCACGACGAGGAGCTGCGCGCCGGGCTCGACGAGGCCCTGGTGCAGCCCCTGACGGCGGCCGTCGGGAAGATCTGCGCTCGCGCCGAGGAGCGAGGTGAACTGGTCCGTCACGAGCGGATGCGGCTGCTGACGTCGGTCCTGGAGGCGTTCTGGTGGCAGCGCTACCGGATGGCCGAGCCGTTCGGTCCCGACCAGATCGAGCTGGTCGTCGACGAGGTCCTGATGCCGCTGGTCCGGCCGGTGGGCGAGCGCGTTCCCGCCTGA
- a CDS encoding TetR/AcrR family transcriptional regulator: MNEGTDRRAAKKARTRAHIRAVAHAMFADQGFDAVTIADIARRADVAVQTVFNHFPTKEELFFDGRIPWSHGPADAVRNRPAGVSPLAALADHLADGAARFVGLQLSPEGRAFTEVVRTSPALAAYEQRVLFEAEPRLAAALAEAWETDPEPGLATSPVLFCPRMAAPLAAALWLAVSRVVATEQRLVAEEAADRDPAAEVRALADRLMSGLHAQLGLEPRAVAAQPAHRTG; encoded by the coding sequence GTGAACGAGGGCACCGACCGCCGGGCGGCGAAGAAGGCACGGACGCGGGCGCACATCCGCGCGGTGGCGCACGCGATGTTCGCCGACCAGGGCTTCGACGCCGTGACCATCGCCGACATCGCCCGCCGTGCCGACGTCGCCGTGCAGACGGTCTTCAACCACTTCCCGACCAAGGAAGAGCTCTTCTTCGACGGGCGCATCCCGTGGTCGCACGGTCCGGCCGACGCGGTCCGGAACCGGCCGGCCGGGGTGTCCCCCCTGGCGGCGCTGGCCGATCACCTGGCCGATGGCGCCGCACGGTTCGTGGGCCTGCAGCTGAGTCCGGAGGGGCGCGCCTTCACCGAGGTGGTGCGGACCAGCCCGGCCCTGGCCGCCTACGAGCAGCGGGTGCTGTTCGAGGCCGAGCCACGGCTGGCGGCCGCACTGGCCGAGGCCTGGGAGACCGACCCCGAGCCCGGCCTGGCCACGTCACCGGTGCTGTTCTGCCCGCGGATGGCCGCCCCGCTGGCCGCAGCCCTGTGGCTCGCGGTGTCCCGGGTGGTCGCGACCGAGCAGCGGCTGGTCGCGGAGGAGGCAGCCGACCGCGACCCCGCCGCGGAGGTGCGGGCGCTGGCCGACCGCCTCATGAGCGGCCTGCACGCCCAGCTGGGCCTGGAGCCGCGGGCGGTCGCGGCGCAGCCGGCACACCGCACCGGCTGA
- a CDS encoding NUDIX domain-containing protein, translated as MLSATDGWTTCAQGHRHWGRAGAAGLLIHRDGPGGAELLLQHRALWSHHGGTWGTPGGALHAGELPAAGALREVGEELGLQPGDVVLGASSVDDHGGWAYTTVLARPARPFEAAELRLDGESVGVAWLPLASLREVPLHPGLAASLDRLRPLLDTAGE; from the coding sequence GTGCTGAGCGCGACCGACGGCTGGACCACGTGCGCCCAGGGGCACCGGCACTGGGGCCGGGCCGGTGCCGCCGGGCTGCTGATCCACCGCGACGGTCCCGGAGGCGCCGAGCTGCTGCTGCAGCACCGCGCGCTGTGGTCGCACCACGGCGGCACCTGGGGCACCCCGGGCGGCGCCCTGCACGCCGGCGAGTTGCCGGCCGCGGGAGCGCTGCGGGAGGTGGGGGAGGAGCTGGGCCTGCAGCCGGGCGACGTCGTGCTCGGGGCCTCCTCGGTCGACGACCACGGCGGGTGGGCGTACACGACGGTCCTGGCCCGGCCGGCGCGGCCGTTCGAGGCGGCGGAGCTGCGGCTGGACGGCGAGAGCGTCGGAGTGGCGTGGCTGCCGCTCGCGTCCCTGCGGGAGGTACCGCTGCATCCCGGCCTCGCCGCGTCGCTGGACCGGCTCCGGCCACTTCTGGACACCGCCGGCGAGTAG
- a CDS encoding NDMA-dependent alcohol dehydrogenase yields the protein MRTRAAVLREPETEYEFVELEVLDPDPGEVLVEMAYAGLCHSDEHLRHANPGGRYPIVGGHEGSGVVQAVGAGVTGVAPGDHVVTSFLPACGHCRFCASGRSNLCDKGATIATGQLPTGTFPYRLDGEPLGGFCMIGAFARHTLLSEFSCVRIDPWLPLDTAALVACSVPTGWGSAVYSGGVRPGDTVVVVGLGGVGVNAVQGAVHAGAMHVIGVDPVAMKREFAESLGATRTVADAGEAVGPARELSRGTGADVVVVTVGKMSGEVYRAASACLGKGGTLVLTALADRPEEGRAVLNGQVTTVFEHRVQGAMFGSCNPFTDIPRLLRLHEEGRLELDRLITRRYSLDEVNQGYRDQAAGETVRGLLDHSR from the coding sequence GTGCGGACGAGAGCTGCGGTACTGCGCGAGCCGGAGACCGAGTACGAGTTCGTCGAGCTGGAGGTCCTCGACCCCGACCCCGGCGAGGTGCTGGTCGAGATGGCCTACGCCGGGCTCTGCCACTCCGACGAGCACCTCCGGCACGCCAACCCGGGCGGGCGGTACCCGATCGTGGGTGGGCACGAGGGCTCCGGCGTCGTCCAGGCGGTGGGCGCCGGCGTGACCGGCGTGGCCCCCGGCGACCACGTCGTCACCAGCTTCCTGCCGGCGTGCGGGCACTGCCGGTTCTGCGCCTCCGGCCGCTCCAACCTCTGCGACAAGGGCGCCACCATCGCCACCGGCCAGCTGCCCACCGGCACGTTTCCCTACCGGCTGGACGGCGAGCCGCTCGGCGGGTTCTGCATGATCGGCGCCTTCGCCCGGCACACGCTGCTCAGCGAGTTCTCCTGCGTGCGGATCGACCCCTGGCTGCCGCTGGACACCGCCGCGCTGGTCGCCTGCAGCGTGCCGACGGGCTGGGGTTCGGCGGTCTACTCCGGCGGGGTGCGGCCAGGGGACACGGTCGTCGTCGTCGGCCTCGGCGGGGTGGGCGTGAACGCCGTCCAGGGCGCGGTGCACGCCGGCGCCATGCACGTGATCGGCGTCGACCCGGTGGCGATGAAGCGCGAGTTCGCCGAGTCGCTGGGCGCCACCCGCACGGTGGCCGACGCCGGCGAGGCGGTCGGGCCGGCCCGCGAGCTGTCCCGCGGCACCGGCGCCGACGTCGTGGTCGTGACGGTCGGGAAGATGTCGGGCGAGGTCTACCGGGCGGCGTCGGCCTGCCTGGGCAAGGGCGGAACGCTCGTGCTCACCGCTCTGGCCGACCGGCCCGAGGAGGGCCGCGCGGTGCTCAACGGCCAGGTCACCACCGTGTTCGAGCACCGCGTGCAGGGCGCGATGTTCGGCTCGTGCAACCCGTTCACCGACATCCCGCGGCTGCTGCGGCTGCACGAGGAGGGCCGGCTGGAGCTCGACCGGCTGATCACCCGCCGGTACTCCCTCGACGAGGTCAACCAGGGGTACCGCGACCAGGCCGCCGGCGAGACGGTGCGCGGCCTCCTCGACCACTCCCGCTGA
- a CDS encoding FAD-binding oxidoreductase — protein MTDRPASESLPELSGAHVLAQAPSISGAAVGTVDPPDGHAPAAADPATARRPGSAPLTDHPRSDTTGLRHDSLDGLRTRVTGGLITPEDDGYDDARRVWNADIDRRPAVIVQCASAHDVAAAVTVAADEGVEIAVRGGGHSMSGASVVDGGMVIDLGRLNHVVVDPDTRRARVGGGALLGDLDAATQQHGLAVPSGVVSHTGVGGLTLGGGMGWLTRKAGLTIDNLVSAEIVTADGEIRHVSAQDDPDLFWAIRGGGGNFGVVTQFEFRLIEAGPIVHLGLLFWGLDQGREVLRLAREVMATLPPDLNMIIAGLQAPPAPFVPEQHQLQPGYALLVTGFSSGDEHEGLLNRIRGALPPVWEYVTPMPYVALQQMLDEPNAWGFHDYDKGAYLEELSDAAIDVIVKHLPGKSSPLSVLLLYRLDQAYSEIPDDATAFSGGRSPRYAVFIVAVCPAPDLLVSDRAWVRELWQALQPYTPHFGLYVNALTDADDDRVRSAYGPDKYRRLARIKAAYDPGNLFHHNSNIKPAQQRAGWQAGQ, from the coding sequence ATGACCGACCGACCGGCATCCGAGTCACTGCCCGAGCTCTCCGGCGCACACGTCCTCGCCCAAGCGCCCTCCATCTCCGGCGCAGCGGTGGGCACCGTCGACCCGCCCGACGGCCACGCGCCCGCCGCGGCAGATCCGGCCACCGCGCGACGCCCAGGTTCCGCGCCGTTGACGGATCACCCGAGGTCGGACACGACGGGCCTGCGCCACGACAGCCTGGACGGACTCCGGACCCGGGTCACGGGCGGGTTGATCACACCGGAGGACGACGGCTACGACGACGCGCGCCGGGTCTGGAACGCGGACATCGACCGGCGCCCGGCCGTCATCGTGCAGTGCGCATCGGCACACGACGTCGCGGCCGCGGTGACCGTCGCCGCCGACGAAGGCGTGGAGATCGCCGTCCGCGGCGGCGGGCACAGCATGTCGGGCGCCTCGGTCGTCGACGGTGGCATGGTGATCGACCTGGGCCGACTCAACCACGTCGTCGTCGATCCGGACACCCGCCGGGCGCGCGTGGGGGGCGGTGCCCTTCTCGGCGATCTGGACGCCGCGACCCAGCAGCACGGCCTCGCCGTACCGTCCGGTGTGGTCAGCCACACCGGAGTGGGCGGGCTGACACTCGGCGGCGGCATGGGCTGGCTGACCCGCAAGGCCGGCCTCACCATCGACAACCTGGTCTCCGCCGAGATCGTGACCGCCGACGGCGAGATCCGCCACGTCTCGGCGCAGGACGATCCCGACCTGTTCTGGGCCATCCGCGGCGGCGGCGGCAACTTCGGAGTCGTGACGCAGTTCGAGTTCCGGCTCATCGAAGCCGGCCCGATCGTGCACCTGGGTCTGCTCTTCTGGGGTCTCGACCAGGGCCGCGAGGTGCTGCGGCTGGCCCGCGAGGTCATGGCGACCCTCCCGCCCGACCTCAACATGATCATCGCGGGGCTCCAGGCGCCGCCGGCACCCTTCGTGCCCGAACAGCACCAGCTGCAGCCCGGCTACGCCCTCCTCGTCACCGGGTTCTCCTCCGGCGACGAGCACGAGGGCCTGCTGAACCGCATCCGTGGCGCGCTGCCGCCGGTGTGGGAGTACGTCACCCCGATGCCCTACGTCGCCCTGCAGCAGATGCTCGACGAACCCAACGCCTGGGGCTTCCACGACTACGACAAGGGCGCCTACCTCGAGGAGCTCTCCGACGCCGCGATCGACGTCATCGTGAAGCACCTGCCCGGCAAGAGCTCGCCGCTGTCCGTGCTGCTGCTCTACCGGCTCGACCAGGCCTACTCCGAGATCCCCGACGACGCCACCGCGTTCAGCGGCGGACGCTCACCCCGCTACGCGGTGTTCATCGTCGCGGTCTGCCCGGCCCCCGACCTGCTCGTCTCCGACCGAGCCTGGGTCCGAGAGCTGTGGCAGGCACTGCAGCCGTACACGCCCCACTTCGGGTTGTACGTCAACGCACTGACCGACGCCGATGACGACCGCGTGAGGTCGGCATACGGCCCCGACAAATACCGGCGCCTCGCCCGGATCAAAGCCGCCTACGACCCCGGGAACCTCTTCCATCACAACTCGAACATCAAGCCCGCTCAGCAGAGGGCGGGGTGGCAAGCCGGTCAGTGA
- a CDS encoding 1,4-dihydroxy-2-naphthoyl-CoA synthase: MSARDDVSEIFDSSAWRPVEGFDFEDITYHRAVDAGVVRIAFDRPEVRNAFRPQSVDELIAALEHARLSTDVGCVLLTGNGPSPKDGGWAFCSGGDQRVRGKYGYEHDKGRSSGRLHILEAQRLIRFMPKVVICVVPGWAAGGGHSLHVVSDLTLASAENARFKQTDADVGSFDGGFGSAYLARQVGQKFAREIFFLGDEYTAQDAHAMGMVNRVVPHADLERTALEWGKKIVAKSPTAQRMLKYSFNLIDDGLVGQQLFAGETTRLAYMAEEAVEGRDAFLEKRDPDFTRFPWHV; the protein is encoded by the coding sequence ATGAGCGCCCGCGACGACGTCTCCGAGATTTTCGACAGCTCCGCCTGGCGGCCGGTCGAGGGCTTCGACTTCGAGGACATCACCTACCACCGCGCCGTCGACGCCGGCGTCGTCCGCATCGCCTTCGACCGGCCCGAGGTGCGCAACGCCTTCCGGCCGCAGAGCGTCGACGAGCTGATCGCCGCCCTGGAGCACGCGCGGCTGTCCACCGACGTCGGCTGCGTGCTCCTCACCGGCAACGGGCCCAGCCCGAAGGACGGCGGCTGGGCCTTCTGCTCCGGCGGCGACCAGCGGGTGCGCGGGAAGTACGGCTACGAGCACGACAAGGGGCGCTCGAGCGGCCGGCTGCACATCCTCGAGGCGCAGCGGCTGATCCGCTTCATGCCCAAGGTCGTCATCTGCGTCGTCCCCGGGTGGGCGGCCGGCGGCGGGCACAGCCTGCACGTCGTCTCCGACCTGACCCTGGCCAGCGCCGAGAACGCCCGGTTCAAGCAGACCGACGCCGACGTCGGCAGCTTCGACGGCGGCTTCGGCTCGGCCTACCTGGCCCGCCAGGTCGGGCAGAAGTTCGCCCGCGAGATCTTCTTCCTCGGCGACGAGTACACCGCCCAGGACGCGCACGCGATGGGCATGGTCAACCGCGTCGTCCCGCATGCCGACCTGGAGCGCACCGCGCTGGAGTGGGGGAAGAAGATCGTGGCGAAGAGCCCCACGGCGCAGCGGATGCTCAAGTACTCGTTCAACCTGATCGACGACGGGCTGGTCGGTCAGCAGTTGTTCGCCGGCGAGACCACCCGGCTGGCCTACATGGCCGAGGAGGCCGTCGAGGGCCGGGACGCGTTCCTCGAGAAGCGCGACCCCGACTTCACCCGGTTCCCCTGGCACGTGTGA
- a CDS encoding TIGR00730 family Rossman fold protein, translating to MRIAVFTGSHAGPASHTAAAAGFATALAEAGVGIVYGGGHVGMMGTVADAALAAGGEVIGVMPQHLVDDEVAHRGLPRLDVVGSMHERKARMTELADAFVALPGAAGTLEELFEAWTWGMLGLHAKPAALLDVDGFWQPLLAQLRRMVDDGYLDARRLDALGVVGDTGELLRFVETYEHPPRKWTSAPPPAP from the coding sequence GTGCGGATCGCCGTCTTCACCGGGTCCCACGCCGGGCCGGCGTCGCACACCGCCGCGGCCGCGGGCTTCGCCACCGCGCTGGCGGAGGCCGGCGTCGGCATCGTCTACGGCGGCGGGCACGTCGGGATGATGGGCACCGTCGCCGACGCCGCGCTGGCCGCGGGCGGCGAGGTCATCGGCGTCATGCCGCAGCACCTGGTCGACGACGAGGTGGCCCACCGGGGGCTGCCGCGGCTGGACGTCGTCGGGTCGATGCACGAGCGCAAGGCGCGGATGACCGAGCTGGCCGACGCCTTCGTCGCGCTGCCCGGCGCGGCCGGCACCCTCGAGGAGCTGTTCGAGGCCTGGACGTGGGGGATGCTCGGGCTGCACGCCAAGCCCGCGGCGCTGCTCGACGTCGACGGCTTCTGGCAACCCCTGCTGGCCCAGCTGCGGCGCATGGTCGACGACGGCTACCTCGATGCCCGGCGGCTGGACGCCCTCGGCGTGGTCGGCGACACCGGGGAGCTGCTGCGGTTCGTGGAGACCTACGAGCACCCGCCGCGGAAGTGGACCAGCGCCCCTCCCCCGGCGCCCTGA
- a CDS encoding MaoC family dehydratase: protein MTTTTTMAELDGLIGTELGTSDWYEVTQDHVNLFADATGDHQWIHVDVERATKESPFGGPIAHGYLTLSLLVPLLGQVIAVSDTVMGVNYGLNKVRFPSPVPVGSRVRLTATLAKVEEVAGGKQLTFSCVVERDGGDKPVCIAEPVYRYYGG, encoded by the coding sequence GTGACCACCACCACGACCATGGCCGAGCTGGACGGGCTGATCGGTACCGAGCTGGGCACCAGCGACTGGTACGAGGTCACCCAGGACCACGTGAACCTCTTCGCCGACGCCACCGGTGACCACCAGTGGATCCACGTCGACGTGGAGCGGGCGACGAAGGAGAGCCCGTTCGGCGGGCCCATCGCGCACGGCTACCTCACCCTGTCGCTGCTGGTCCCGCTGCTCGGCCAGGTGATCGCCGTGTCAGACACGGTCATGGGTGTGAACTACGGCCTGAACAAGGTCCGGTTCCCCTCCCCGGTGCCGGTCGGCTCGCGAGTGCGGCTCACCGCCACGCTGGCGAAGGTCGAGGAGGTCGCCGGTGGCAAGCAGCTGACCTTCTCCTGCGTCGTCGAGCGCGACGGCGGGGACAAGCCGGTCTGCATCGCCGAGCCGGTCTACCGCTACTACGGCGGCTGA